One Phycisphaerae bacterium RAS2 DNA window includes the following coding sequences:
- the pcrA_2 gene encoding Perchlorate reductase subunit alpha precursor, with translation MASEKKSKPSRREFIQGGVVLAAGSSGILGWPLELLAARPDVGNPLAAYPARDWEKIYRDQYAYDGKFSWVCSPNDTHACRVLAYTRNGIIIRMGSQYDAEKYADLYGNKATANWNPRQCAKGYTFHRLVYGPYRLKHPIIRQGWKQWADEGFPPLTHENKTKYKFDSRGTDVHVKIDWDSALKYIAKGYVAIARRYSGDEGAKRLREQGYPEEMIEAMDGAGTRTFKMRGGMGLLGVLGKYGMYRLNNSMALLDAAVRKVGPDKAKAGRNWSNYTWHGDQTPGQPWVHGLQNSDCDFNDLRFSKLIIMDGKNLVENKLPDSHWFIECMERGGRIVVIAPEYGAPSTKADYWIPIRPATDAALWLGVTRLMIDSGWYDETFVKTFTDFPLLVRTDNLKRLHADEVFLGYKSGLSKDGPSMRVQGLTAEQHEKLGDRVVWDAKSDKPVAITRDDVGGRLRERGIDPALKGTWKIKLADGSEVEVMTLWSMYLIHLKDYDLESVAEITHSPKEQVEQLARDIWDVTRAGGPVAIHQGEGINHWFHATEANRAALLPMLLTGNIGKPGAGVHGWAGNYKAALFQGSAITGPGFKGWVAEDPFEPLLDEKASGKSVHAHAYARDEEPAYWNHGDRPLIVDTPRDGRKVFTGKTHMPTPTKALQFTNVNLFNNAKHAYDMFKNVNPNIEMIISQDIVMTSSVQYADFGLPANSWVEFEDLEVTASCSNPFLQIWKGGIKPVFDSRDDLWILANVAKAVGEELGGEWKQRFYNYFKFEHEKKRRVYLQRLLDTCTTTIGYKLDDIMAGKYGPPGAALMLFRTYPRIPFYEQVHYDEPFHTDTGRLHAYADIPEAIEYGENFIVHREGTEATPYLPNVIVSSNPYVRPDDYGIGPEAEHWDERTIRNIKMSWKQARLTRNFLWERGYRFYALTPKTRHRVHSSWSNVDWHNIYDSNFGDPHRTDKRSPYVGDHQMHINPQAARDLGINNGDYVYVDANPADRPYVGAKPNDPFYKVARLMLRAVYNPAYPYSCIMIKHAPYIATEKSVKAHESRPDGRALCEDGYQANLRYGSQQSLTRNWHMPMHQTDNLFHKAKAFMGFIFGGEADNHAINTVPKETLVRIVKAEDGGLGGKGIWLPATSGMSPGDESEVMKRYLAGGFIGGDESAAPAVEFEEF, from the coding sequence ATGGCTTCCGAAAAAAAGAGCAAACCGTCTCGACGCGAGTTCATTCAGGGCGGCGTTGTTCTGGCGGCCGGTTCCTCCGGGATCCTCGGATGGCCGCTCGAACTGCTGGCGGCGCGACCCGACGTGGGCAATCCGCTGGCGGCTTATCCGGCGCGCGATTGGGAAAAAATCTATCGTGACCAGTACGCCTACGATGGGAAGTTCAGTTGGGTCTGTTCGCCCAATGATACGCACGCCTGCCGCGTCCTGGCCTACACGCGGAACGGCATCATCATCCGCATGGGGTCCCAATACGACGCCGAAAAATACGCCGATCTCTACGGCAACAAGGCGACCGCTAACTGGAACCCTCGGCAGTGTGCCAAGGGTTACACGTTCCATCGGCTTGTCTACGGGCCATACCGCCTCAAGCACCCGATCATCCGGCAGGGTTGGAAACAGTGGGCCGATGAGGGCTTTCCACCGCTGACCCACGAGAATAAGACAAAATACAAGTTTGACAGCCGCGGGACGGACGTTCACGTCAAGATCGACTGGGACAGCGCGCTGAAGTACATCGCCAAAGGCTACGTCGCCATCGCCCGGCGCTACAGCGGCGACGAAGGCGCGAAGCGCCTGCGCGAGCAGGGCTACCCCGAAGAAATGATCGAGGCGATGGACGGCGCCGGCACGCGCACCTTCAAAATGCGCGGCGGCATGGGCCTGCTCGGAGTCCTCGGCAAGTACGGCATGTATCGACTTAACAACTCCATGGCCCTGCTCGACGCGGCGGTTCGCAAAGTCGGCCCGGACAAGGCGAAGGCCGGGCGAAACTGGAGCAACTACACCTGGCACGGCGACCAGACGCCGGGGCAGCCCTGGGTGCATGGCCTGCAGAATTCGGACTGCGATTTCAACGATCTACGATTCAGCAAGCTCATCATCATGGACGGCAAGAACCTGGTGGAGAACAAGCTGCCGGATTCGCACTGGTTCATCGAGTGCATGGAGCGCGGCGGGCGCATCGTCGTCATCGCACCGGAGTACGGTGCCCCCAGCACCAAGGCCGATTACTGGATTCCCATCCGCCCGGCGACCGACGCGGCCCTGTGGCTCGGCGTTACCCGGCTGATGATCGACAGCGGCTGGTACGACGAGACGTTCGTCAAGACGTTCACCGATTTTCCGCTTCTGGTGCGGACGGACAACCTCAAGCGCTTGCACGCCGATGAAGTGTTCCTTGGTTACAAGAGCGGGCTATCGAAAGACGGCCCGAGCATGCGCGTGCAGGGCCTGACGGCCGAGCAGCACGAGAAGCTCGGTGACCGCGTGGTATGGGATGCGAAATCGGACAAACCGGTTGCCATCACGCGCGACGATGTGGGCGGGCGCCTTCGCGAACGTGGCATCGACCCGGCGCTGAAGGGAACCTGGAAAATCAAGTTGGCCGACGGCAGCGAAGTGGAAGTCATGACGCTGTGGTCGATGTACCTGATCCACCTGAAAGACTATGACCTGGAGAGCGTCGCCGAGATCACACACTCACCGAAAGAGCAGGTTGAACAACTGGCGCGCGATATCTGGGATGTGACGCGGGCCGGCGGACCGGTCGCCATTCACCAGGGCGAGGGCATCAACCACTGGTTCCACGCGACCGAGGCCAACCGCGCCGCGCTGCTGCCGATGCTGCTGACCGGAAACATCGGCAAGCCCGGCGCGGGCGTGCATGGCTGGGCCGGCAACTACAAGGCGGCGCTGTTTCAGGGCAGCGCCATCACTGGGCCGGGCTTCAAGGGTTGGGTGGCCGAGGATCCCTTTGAACCGCTGCTCGATGAGAAGGCCTCGGGCAAGAGCGTTCACGCCCACGCCTACGCCAGGGACGAGGAACCTGCCTATTGGAACCACGGCGACCGCCCGCTGATCGTTGACACGCCGCGCGATGGTCGCAAGGTCTTCACCGGCAAGACGCACATGCCGACGCCGACCAAGGCGCTTCAGTTCACCAACGTGAACCTGTTCAACAACGCCAAGCATGCCTATGACATGTTCAAGAACGTGAATCCGAACATCGAGATGATCATCTCGCAGGACATCGTGATGACCTCGTCGGTGCAGTATGCGGATTTCGGGCTGCCGGCCAACAGCTGGGTCGAGTTTGAAGACCTCGAGGTGACGGCGTCCTGCTCCAACCCGTTCCTTCAGATCTGGAAAGGCGGTATCAAGCCGGTCTTCGACTCAAGAGACGATTTGTGGATTCTGGCGAATGTCGCCAAGGCCGTGGGCGAGGAATTGGGCGGCGAGTGGAAGCAGCGATTTTACAACTATTTCAAGTTCGAGCATGAAAAGAAGCGACGCGTCTATCTCCAGCGCCTGCTCGACACCTGCACGACAACCATAGGCTATAAGCTCGACGACATCATGGCCGGCAAGTACGGCCCGCCGGGCGCGGCGCTGATGCTGTTTCGCACCTACCCGCGCATCCCGTTCTATGAGCAGGTGCATTACGACGAGCCGTTCCACACCGACACGGGCCGGTTGCACGCCTACGCCGACATCCCCGAGGCCATCGAGTACGGCGAGAACTTCATTGTTCACCGCGAGGGCACCGAGGCGACGCCATACCTACCGAACGTGATCGTGTCGAGCAACCCGTACGTTCGGCCCGACGACTACGGCATCGGCCCAGAGGCCGAGCACTGGGACGAACGGACGATTCGCAACATCAAGATGTCGTGGAAGCAGGCGCGCCTGACGCGGAACTTCCTTTGGGAGAGGGGCTATCGGTTCTACGCACTGACTCCCAAGACGCGGCACCGCGTGCACTCGTCGTGGAGCAACGTCGACTGGCACAACATTTACGACAGCAATTTCGGCGATCCACACCGGACGGACAAACGCTCTCCGTATGTCGGCGATCACCAGATGCACATCAACCCGCAGGCCGCCAGGGACCTCGGCATCAACAACGGCGACTACGTGTACGTCGATGCGAACCCGGCGGATCGTCCGTACGTCGGCGCGAAGCCTAACGATCCGTTCTACAAGGTCGCGCGGCTCATGCTGCGAGCCGTGTACAACCCGGCGTACCCGTACAGCTGCATCATGATCAAGCATGCGCCGTACATCGCCACGGAGAAGAGCGTCAAGGCCCACGAGTCGCGGCCTGACGGGCGGGCGCTGTGCGAAGATGGATATCAGGCCAACCTTCGCTACGGCTCGCAGCAGAGCCTGACGCGAAACTGGCACATGCCCATGCACCAGACCGACAATCTGTTTCACAAGGCCAAGGCGTTCATGGGGTTCATCTTCGGCGGCGAGGCCGACAACCATGCCATCAACACCGTACCCAAAGAGACGCTTGTTCGCATCGTGAAAGCAGAAGACGGCGGGCTGGGCGGGAAGGGCATCTGGCTGCCGGCGACATCTGGCATGTCGCCCGGCGATGAGAGTGAAGTCATGAAGCGCTACCTCGCCGGCGGATTCATCGGCGGTGACGAGTCGGCCGCACCGGCGGTCGAATTTGAGGAGTTTTGA
- the clrB gene encoding Chlorate reductase subunit beta, with protein sequence MNTVYNWQLGRPMGYPYPQAAPKEQFAFVININRCIGCQTCTMACKSTWTFSKGQEHMWWTNVETKPYGGYPQHWDVKTLDLLGQANPRGMAWNGQPAADPRAPYGALQHKSIFEAPEVVARGGQPNLVLGYLPAEEEWTAPNIHEDTPPGGLNKPMDFGRGEDATGDRKHKAWFFYLARLCNHCSYPACLAACPRNAIYKRPEDGIVLIDQQECRGYRKCVEACPYKKSLYRGTTRTSEKCIACYPRVEGSDPESDGVPMETRCMAACIGQVRMQGLVKVNEDSTWVEDRQNPLYYLVHVAKVALPLYPQFGTEPNGYYIPPRWVPTKYLEQMFGPGVQQAVERYRAPDRELLAVLQLFRRSNRIIFRYEMREGPKVWETAVAGRKFEMFNDTVIAFDRKNREIFRTQVEEPIHVRSERHANSI encoded by the coding sequence ATGAATACGGTCTACAACTGGCAACTCGGTCGACCGATGGGCTATCCCTATCCGCAGGCCGCGCCCAAAGAGCAGTTTGCCTTTGTTATCAACATCAACCGCTGCATCGGCTGCCAGACCTGCACCATGGCCTGCAAGAGCACCTGGACCTTCTCCAAGGGGCAGGAGCACATGTGGTGGACCAACGTTGAGACCAAGCCTTACGGAGGCTATCCGCAGCACTGGGATGTCAAGACACTTGACTTACTCGGTCAGGCCAATCCCCGGGGCATGGCGTGGAATGGCCAACCGGCCGCCGACCCGCGCGCTCCCTACGGCGCGCTTCAACACAAGTCCATCTTTGAAGCGCCCGAAGTCGTCGCGCGCGGCGGTCAGCCCAATCTCGTGCTTGGTTATCTTCCCGCCGAGGAGGAATGGACTGCGCCAAACATTCACGAAGATACGCCTCCCGGCGGCCTCAACAAGCCGATGGACTTCGGACGGGGTGAAGACGCGACCGGCGACAGGAAACACAAGGCGTGGTTTTTCTACCTCGCGCGATTGTGCAACCATTGCAGCTACCCGGCTTGCCTGGCTGCCTGCCCGCGCAACGCCATTTACAAACGCCCCGAAGATGGAATCGTGCTGATCGACCAGCAGGAATGCCGCGGCTACCGCAAGTGCGTCGAAGCCTGCCCCTACAAGAAATCCCTCTACCGCGGAACGACGCGGACCAGCGAAAAGTGCATCGCGTGTTACCCGCGCGTGGAAGGCAGCGACCCCGAATCCGACGGCGTCCCGATGGAAACGCGATGCATGGCCGCGTGCATCGGTCAGGTCCGCATGCAGGGACTGGTCAAAGTGAACGAGGACAGCACCTGGGTTGAAGACCGCCAAAACCCGCTGTACTATCTCGTGCATGTCGCCAAAGTGGCGCTCCCGCTGTATCCGCAGTTCGGCACCGAGCCGAATGGTTACTACATCCCGCCGCGCTGGGTTCCGACGAAATACCTCGAACAGATGTTTGGTCCTGGCGTGCAGCAGGCCGTCGAGCGGTATCGCGCGCCGGATCGCGAGCTGCTGGCCGTGCTGCAACTGTTCCGGCGGTCCAATCGCATCATTTTCCGCTACGAGATGAGGGAAGGCCCAAAGGTCTGGGAGACCGCAGTCGCCGGGCGCAAGTTCGAAATGTTCAACGACACGGTAATTGCATTCGATCGCAAGAACCGGGAGATCTTCCGCACCCAGGTCGAGGAGCCGATCCATGTCCGATCTGAACGCCACGCCAACTCGATCTGA
- the clrD gene encoding Chlorate reductase assembly chaperone protein yields MSDLNATPTRSDASDWVAAATLARLLAACFCAPQTAARLARGASTLRREALAAAERLGFAADRIRALCEEAKSLEDDERAFDRVIGHTVRSECTPYELEYRAAEIFQASQTLADLAGFYRAFGFEIAGPMSERPDHVTAQWEFVAILCMKAAFAPRDADRDCCVDALRSFLADHAATWMPAFHSRLRKADACSFLARAADLGDDLLRSFCARLDVSIGPSWLEFRPASEEDDATISCGAPGAVELGPNLAAAMEARA; encoded by the coding sequence ATGTCCGATCTGAACGCCACGCCAACTCGATCTGACGCTTCGGACTGGGTCGCGGCCGCCACGCTTGCACGACTCCTCGCCGCTTGTTTTTGTGCGCCGCAAACGGCCGCGCGCCTCGCGCGCGGTGCGTCCACTCTCCGGCGCGAGGCGCTAGCGGCTGCCGAGCGGCTGGGATTTGCCGCCGACCGCATTCGCGCGTTGTGCGAGGAGGCCAAGTCGTTGGAAGACGATGAGCGTGCCTTCGATCGCGTGATCGGTCATACGGTACGAAGTGAATGCACGCCGTACGAATTGGAGTATCGTGCTGCGGAGATCTTCCAGGCGAGCCAGACGCTCGCCGACCTCGCGGGGTTCTATCGTGCCTTCGGTTTCGAAATCGCCGGGCCGATGTCCGAGCGGCCTGATCACGTGACCGCCCAATGGGAGTTCGTGGCGATCCTCTGCATGAAGGCCGCTTTCGCTCCGCGAGACGCCGACCGCGATTGCTGCGTCGACGCGCTGCGGAGTTTCTTGGCCGACCACGCGGCGACCTGGATGCCGGCTTTTCACTCGCGCTTGCGGAAGGCGGATGCGTGCAGCTTCCTCGCGCGAGCGGCAGATCTGGGCGACGATCTCCTCCGTAGCTTCTGTGCGCGGCTCGATGTGTCCATCGGGCCGTCCTGGCTGGAATTTCGGCCCGCCAGCGAGGAAGACGATGCGACCATCAGCTGTGGCGCGCCGGGCGCGGTGGAGCTGGGGCCGAATCTCGCGGCGGCGATGGAAGCGAGGGCATGA
- the moaA_1 gene encoding Cyclic pyranopterin monophosphate synthase: MTTLSLLVSQPDPTNAFTGRSADSRFIATPASLDLSPSRLLVDAHGRVIDHLRLSLTSACNLHCLYCRPQAAALRGPRDLSDNQRLDLIRFLHDSYGLSQLRLTGGEPLLHHSLVALIDRIRNAVSALAIAMTTNGVRLNAMAPALRHAGLDRLNISLDTVDPATYRALTGGELAQVFDGIDAAMAAGFPPPRLNAVVLAGINDHQLPVMIRWAMQRGLEIRLLEAMPIGPAASFNREHFVPARRFQDMIRSHFELTPIPRQPGETAMRFTALAGGLRGTIGIIAPLSESFCGQCRRIRITADGRLFPCLLDSRFVELAACWNQAGFLPDEAHDRLAHVVAGKRATGPLQQNAPMVALGG; this comes from the coding sequence GTGACGACTCTCTCGCTATTGGTCTCGCAACCCGATCCGACGAACGCCTTCACGGGACGGTCGGCGGACAGTCGTTTCATTGCAACGCCCGCCTCGCTCGATCTCTCCCCAAGTCGCCTCCTCGTCGATGCCCATGGCCGCGTCATCGATCACCTGCGGCTCTCGCTCACTTCGGCATGCAATCTCCACTGCCTCTATTGCCGACCGCAAGCCGCGGCGCTTCGCGGCCCGCGCGATCTCTCCGATAACCAGCGCCTCGACCTCATCCGATTCCTGCACGACTCGTACGGCCTCTCGCAGTTGCGCCTTACCGGCGGCGAGCCGCTTCTCCACCACTCGCTTGTCGCGCTGATCGACCGAATCCGCAACGCCGTTTCGGCTCTTGCCATCGCGATGACAACAAACGGAGTGCGACTGAATGCGATGGCCCCCGCCTTGCGACATGCTGGCCTGGATCGGCTGAACATCTCGCTCGACACCGTCGACCCGGCGACGTATCGCGCGCTGACCGGTGGCGAGCTTGCCCAGGTGTTCGATGGGATCGACGCCGCCATGGCCGCCGGGTTTCCGCCGCCGCGCTTGAATGCGGTCGTCCTGGCCGGAATCAACGACCACCAATTGCCGGTCATGATCCGCTGGGCAATGCAACGCGGCCTGGAGATCCGTCTGCTCGAGGCGATGCCCATCGGCCCCGCCGCATCATTCAATCGTGAGCATTTTGTCCCGGCCCGGCGATTTCAAGACATGATTCGATCCCATTTCGAATTGACGCCGATTCCCCGCCAACCCGGCGAAACCGCCATGCGATTCACCGCTCTGGCCGGAGGCCTTCGCGGCACGATCGGTATCATCGCCCCCCTCTCCGAATCATTCTGCGGACAGTGCCGCCGCATTCGCATTACTGCCGACGGCAGACTCTTTCCCTGCCTGCTCGATTCCCGCTTCGTCGAACTCGCCGCCTGTTGGAACCAGGCAGGCTTCCTGCCCGACGAAGCCCACGACCGCCTCGCGCACGTCGTCGCCGGCAAACGCGCCACCGGCCCCCTGCAGCAAAACGCCCCGATGGTCGCGCTGGGAGGCTGA
- a CDS encoding molybdopterin-guanine dinucleotide biosynthesis protein A, with product MIRLTNAAILIGGASRRMGRPKATIVHEGRRLIDRAIELAATFADGVFLVARMPDGMTLESVRTTSRLSISHPSDDPTATGPPPNPRR from the coding sequence GTGATACGGCTGACCAACGCCGCCATTCTGATCGGCGGCGCGAGTCGGCGCATGGGCCGGCCCAAGGCGACGATCGTTCACGAAGGCCGCCGATTGATCGATCGTGCGATTGAACTCGCCGCGACATTTGCCGACGGGGTTTTCCTCGTCGCGCGCATGCCAGACGGCATGACGCTCGAATCGGTTCGCACCACGAGTCGACTCTCTATCTCGCATCCTTCGGATGACCCGACGGCCACCGGTCCGCCCCCGAATCCAAGGCGGTAG